In the genome of Halapricum salinum, one region contains:
- a CDS encoding PDDEXK-like family protein encodes MATGEELTDRFRELRTSLEALPEVTEPPKPMLRILGSARAEQKWNTLLAYFLDPSQPHGFGADLLKAFLDKAGQVTNEEIDYYHRDIEQVSVETEVTSQQNNRLDILIRAPDEWFICIESKVDASEGNRQTTRYVEDPHIGNEEKNEYPEDGRYYLFLSKEHAPDSSASGFEDISWRDVVEAFQTELNLSHGQYPERSVSQLEDFLSTIITVTNMEENDFEQIQKEKVQLLSEYRNDIDELFEAAESLRKRAVEEWAELFRSQVEDELWTDEWTTRSEPREWGCIFRHGWYLDNANLEPTTIHDETTGNRGFRLHFNHLIRKQESFSKGQLTYRLRSPTRVALRDEFHRLYNSDRWQDELEPLLNERGITNKGNKQDYMLKTYDVDQSGLPESYFETLAVAFEEHIPVAEVIDRIVEEAVANVKDN; translated from the coding sequence ATGGCGACCGGTGAAGAGTTGACAGACCGGTTTCGGGAACTCCGGACCTCGCTTGAAGCCTTGCCAGAGGTGACGGAACCACCGAAACCGATGCTCCGGATTCTCGGCTCCGCACGGGCCGAACAGAAGTGGAATACCTTGCTGGCCTACTTTCTCGACCCGTCCCAGCCGCACGGCTTCGGTGCCGACCTGCTCAAAGCCTTTCTCGACAAGGCGGGCCAGGTGACGAATGAGGAGATCGACTACTACCACCGCGACATCGAGCAAGTCTCGGTCGAAACGGAGGTCACATCGCAACAGAACAACCGGCTCGATATTCTGATTCGCGCCCCTGACGAGTGGTTCATCTGTATCGAATCGAAGGTTGACGCTTCCGAGGGGAACCGACAGACAACGCGGTACGTCGAAGACCCTCACATCGGCAACGAAGAGAAAAACGAGTATCCCGAAGACGGGCGATACTACTTGTTCCTCTCAAAAGAACACGCCCCCGACTCATCGGCCTCCGGATTCGAGGACATCTCGTGGCGAGATGTGGTCGAGGCGTTCCAGACAGAACTGAACCTTTCACACGGCCAGTATCCCGAACGGAGCGTCAGTCAACTCGAAGATTTCCTGTCCACGATAATCACGGTGACCAACATGGAAGAAAACGATTTCGAGCAGATACAGAAAGAGAAGGTCCAGCTTCTCAGCGAGTACCGAAACGACATAGACGAACTGTTTGAGGCGGCAGAGTCACTGCGGAAGCGTGCTGTCGAAGAGTGGGCCGAGCTATTCCGGAGTCAGGTTGAAGACGAACTCTGGACAGATGAGTGGACAACTCGTAGTGAACCCAGAGAATGGGGATGCATTTTCCGACATGGATGGTATCTGGACAACGCAAATCTTGAGCCGACAACCATACACGATGAAACGACTGGCAACCGAGGGTTTAGACTCCATTTCAATCACTTGATTAGAAAACAGGAGTCCTTCAGCAAGGGGCAACTAACCTACAGATTGCGCTCTCCGACAAGGGTGGCCCTGCGTGACGAGTTCCACCGGCTCTACAACAGTGACCGATGGCAAGACGAACTTGAGCCGTTACTGAATGAGCGTGGCATCACAAACAAGGGGAACAAGCAGGACTACATGCTCAAGACATACGATGTGGACCAATCAGGCCTTCCCGAGAGCTATTTCGAGACGCTTGCTGTCGCGTTCGAGGAACATATCCCGGTCGCGGAAGTCATAGACCGGATAGTCGAGGAGGCCGTTGCGAACGTCAAGGACAACTGA
- the dndE gene encoding DNA sulfur modification protein DndE, which produces MTNEINRVRIDESVSYKLRNLGKATGMTPNYIARIGLTYSLGEQQPPSMEEYDTGGKEFNRYTLLGEHDALYIALVKKRMINEGYDPETQLEDYFLAHLNRGIETLSGRISDLTDLYDIMPSELKVESEATTEA; this is translated from the coding sequence ATGACTAACGAAATCAACCGTGTCCGGATCGATGAAAGTGTTAGCTACAAGCTGCGGAACTTGGGAAAAGCGACTGGCATGACGCCTAACTATATTGCACGAATCGGACTCACATATTCTCTCGGTGAACAACAACCCCCGAGCATGGAGGAATATGATACAGGCGGAAAAGAATTCAACCGGTATACATTGTTAGGTGAGCACGACGCGCTCTATATTGCCCTCGTTAAAAAAAGGATGATTAACGAAGGCTATGATCCGGAAACGCAGTTAGAAGATTATTTCCTAGCACACCTCAATCGCGGTATCGAGACTCTCTCTGGTCGAATTAGTGACCTCACCGACCTCTACGATATTATGCCCTCGGAGTTAAAAGTAGAAAGCGAGGCTACTACAGAAGCATGA
- the dndD gene encoding DNA sulfur modification protein DndD — protein sequence MKLNRLVVTNYGPYKGQNAFNLNTTHEEPIVLFGGANGAGKTTLFNAIPLCLHGRSAFDERVSEREYHNRIRSKLHESNGEKATEASIRLEFEYGNLGDTEEYVVERQWRDRGKSIEETLMLMRNGSKLSDLQEDKWQDFLKELIPPGISQLFFFDGEKVQKLASAIEKGEEFEQSLLSLLGLDLVERLDADLSVYLSSKLDESGHEQLAEEIESLRHEKADLEVEYDKLESKIEKKRQRVDKISEEIDKKETELAQEGGGFARERDSLKERKRDLDQEIEEVREEIRKLASESYPFALVPGLCREVVEQLKEEQEAETEAAAQARVVSELDELTDDETVWSDLNIPDDASEEVIERLQVKLSESLQTHVPEPSLSKDFSQREQEQMFSVVEDALHRVPPRLSELTEELEDKTRERQDVTKQLKRAPEQSVLSPILDEINELNEKQGKLKSEIEDHVERLETLETKIGRLESELEKKYGKQEDLEDVSERAELASRTRKAVQEYHDELVREKLDRLEDALTERYLRLTNKSGFYDNVIINPEEITIEIETINGERKEQSQLSAGERQIFATALLWALAEISDRPLPFIIDTPLGRLDQEHRQNLVEGFFPEAAHQVLLFSTDTEITEEYYNILENDIANEYHLQQQEETGRTEITPGYFWTTDERDTGDNEVETAVEQQAELPFNND from the coding sequence ATGAAATTAAATCGCCTAGTCGTCACTAATTACGGGCCGTATAAAGGTCAGAATGCATTCAATCTGAATACTACGCATGAAGAGCCGATTGTGCTCTTTGGAGGAGCGAACGGTGCTGGAAAGACAACACTATTCAATGCAATTCCGCTCTGTCTGCACGGTCGGAGTGCATTTGATGAGCGCGTGAGTGAGCGCGAGTATCATAACCGAATTAGATCCAAGCTTCACGAGTCCAACGGCGAGAAAGCTACGGAGGCGTCGATCCGATTAGAGTTTGAGTACGGGAACCTGGGTGATACTGAGGAATATGTCGTCGAGCGCCAGTGGAGAGATAGAGGGAAATCAATTGAAGAGACACTGATGCTCATGCGCAATGGGAGCAAGCTCTCAGACCTTCAGGAAGATAAGTGGCAGGACTTTCTCAAGGAGCTTATCCCGCCAGGCATATCACAGTTATTCTTTTTCGATGGTGAGAAAGTCCAGAAGCTCGCGAGCGCAATTGAAAAAGGTGAAGAATTCGAACAATCGTTACTTTCATTGCTGGGTCTAGATCTCGTAGAGCGACTTGACGCTGATCTTTCCGTTTACCTCTCCAGCAAGCTCGACGAGAGTGGACATGAACAGCTGGCAGAAGAAATCGAGTCGCTCCGCCATGAAAAGGCTGATCTCGAAGTAGAATATGATAAGTTGGAAAGTAAAATCGAGAAGAAGCGTCAACGAGTGGATAAAATATCCGAAGAGATAGATAAGAAAGAGACTGAGTTAGCACAGGAAGGCGGCGGATTCGCTCGCGAACGCGACTCACTAAAAGAGCGGAAAAGAGACCTCGACCAAGAGATTGAGGAAGTGCGAGAAGAGATTCGGAAATTAGCCAGTGAAAGCTATCCTTTTGCTCTCGTTCCAGGACTCTGTCGAGAGGTTGTGGAGCAACTGAAAGAGGAACAAGAAGCCGAGACAGAAGCCGCAGCACAGGCCCGGGTGGTTTCTGAGCTTGACGAACTAACCGACGATGAAACTGTCTGGAGCGATCTTAATATTCCGGATGACGCGAGCGAAGAGGTCATTGAGCGGTTGCAAGTTAAGCTCTCTGAGAGTCTTCAGACGCACGTGCCGGAACCAAGTCTCTCAAAAGACTTCTCACAACGAGAGCAAGAACAGATGTTCAGTGTGGTTGAAGATGCACTCCATAGAGTACCGCCGAGACTTAGTGAGCTAACAGAAGAACTGGAAGATAAGACTCGGGAGCGCCAGGATGTCACCAAGCAGCTGAAACGCGCCCCGGAACAGTCTGTCCTATCCCCAATATTAGATGAAATCAATGAACTAAACGAGAAACAGGGAAAACTCAAGAGTGAGATCGAAGATCACGTCGAGCGACTGGAAACACTAGAGACGAAAATTGGCCGTTTGGAAAGTGAACTGGAGAAAAAGTATGGGAAACAAGAAGATTTGGAAGATGTTTCCGAACGGGCCGAACTTGCGAGCCGCACAAGGAAAGCGGTTCAAGAATATCACGATGAACTGGTCAGAGAGAAATTGGATCGGCTGGAAGATGCGCTTACCGAACGCTATCTCCGACTTACGAACAAGAGCGGGTTCTACGACAACGTCATAATTAATCCAGAAGAAATTACGATTGAGATCGAGACCATAAATGGAGAACGGAAAGAACAGTCTCAGCTGTCGGCAGGTGAGCGCCAGATCTTCGCGACTGCGCTTCTATGGGCCTTAGCAGAAATCTCGGATCGTCCACTTCCTTTCATCATCGACACTCCACTCGGGCGGCTGGATCAGGAGCATCGTCAGAACCTTGTCGAAGGATTCTTCCCAGAGGCGGCTCATCAAGTTCTTCTCTTTTCCACTGACACCGAGATTACAGAGGAGTACTATAATATTCTTGAGAATGATATTGCAAATGAGTACCATCTCCAGCAGCAAGAGGAAACTGGGCGAACAGAAATCACGCCAGGCTATTTCTGGACGACCGACGAGAGAGATACCGGTGACAACGAGGTAGAGACCGCCGTCGAACAACAGGCAGAACTCCCGTTCAACAATGACTAA
- a CDS encoding cysteine desulfurase family protein: MSSDPPREVYLDHHATTPVDDRVLQEMKPFFTEHYGNPASKANHSYGHRANNRMEQARETVADAIGARAGGEPVAKSIIFTSGATESDNLAIRGLAQHAKKTDIGTHIITSEIEHEAILEPCKILEDKGFEVTYLPVDEYGQVDPEDVAAAIRDETFLISIMAANNEIGTINPIKEIGKIASDYEDLWFHTDAVQAIGAVNIDVQGMGIDLMSISGHKIYGPKGIGALYVNLKTKGKLEPLLVGGGHESGKRSGTPNVPGIVGLGKAIELAVENREERVTHIEMLRDRLWEQLLAEIDNIELNGHPEERLPNNLNVSFPTVNVRELVRMSLTDHGVMAALGSACSSGEDTSHVLEAISDDKDRIEGAVRFGLGKDLTTDDIDYVADTVVEEVNLTESLF; encoded by the coding sequence ATGAGTTCGGACCCACCTCGAGAAGTATATCTCGATCATCATGCTACTACGCCGGTCGATGATCGAGTCCTTCAAGAGATGAAGCCATTCTTTACTGAACACTATGGCAATCCAGCGAGCAAGGCCAATCACTCCTACGGGCATAGAGCTAATAATCGGATGGAACAGGCCCGTGAGACGGTAGCAGACGCGATTGGAGCACGAGCCGGCGGAGAACCTGTAGCTAAGTCGATCATCTTCACGAGTGGCGCCACTGAATCCGACAACCTTGCGATACGCGGACTGGCTCAACATGCAAAAAAGACTGATATTGGTACACATATCATTACATCTGAGATCGAACACGAGGCTATCCTTGAACCATGCAAAATTCTCGAAGATAAAGGATTTGAGGTAACATACCTACCTGTCGATGAATATGGGCAGGTGGATCCTGAAGACGTTGCGGCTGCCATTCGTGACGAGACGTTCTTGATCTCAATTATGGCTGCAAACAACGAGATCGGAACGATCAATCCAATCAAAGAGATTGGAAAGATTGCATCGGATTACGAAGATCTGTGGTTTCACACAGATGCTGTGCAGGCGATCGGCGCCGTTAATATCGATGTTCAGGGGATGGGGATCGATCTAATGTCAATATCCGGCCATAAGATCTATGGACCAAAGGGAATCGGTGCTCTATACGTAAACCTGAAGACGAAGGGCAAACTCGAGCCGCTTCTTGTTGGAGGTGGCCATGAAAGCGGTAAGCGTTCAGGCACTCCCAATGTACCCGGAATTGTCGGGCTTGGAAAAGCGATTGAGCTCGCAGTAGAGAATCGTGAGGAACGTGTTACCCACATTGAAATGCTTCGTGATCGGCTTTGGGAGCAGCTGTTAGCTGAAATAGACAATATTGAATTGAATGGTCATCCAGAGGAACGCCTTCCGAACAATTTGAACGTAAGTTTCCCCACAGTAAATGTAAGAGAACTAGTGAGGATGTCATTAACTGACCATGGAGTAATGGCAGCACTTGGATCTGCGTGCTCCAGTGGAGAAGATACCTCACATGTTTTAGAGGCGATCAGCGACGACAAGGATCGGATTGAGGGAGCTGTACGATTTGGCTTAGGTAAGGATCTCACAACGGATGACATTGATTATGTGGCTGATACTGTTGTAGAGGAAGTGAACTTAACCGAATCTCTGTTTTAA
- a CDS encoding DUF429 domain-containing protein, translating to MSTDTVVAVGVDACPAGWVATVLGEKSTTIETHKEFSEITGSYSGAHQILVDVPIGLPDKMRRACDEEARELLGCRQSSVFFPPCTAAVDLKDYEDANDAQQEHIGHGLSQQAHNISPKIREVRDVVGDHYDGVVRESHPELCFAALNGQPIAYPKSSPRGRGQRMHLLSEVLENAVNLYENTREEYLLKQVRRDDILDSMVLAVAARESSLDTVPSEPVSDDPRIYYPGFETPSISVE from the coding sequence GTGAGTACAGATACTGTGGTTGCTGTCGGGGTTGATGCGTGTCCAGCTGGCTGGGTCGCGACGGTACTCGGAGAGAAATCCACGACAATAGAGACGCATAAGGAGTTCAGTGAAATAACAGGAAGCTACAGTGGCGCGCATCAGATTCTCGTAGACGTCCCGATCGGTCTTCCGGACAAAATGCGGCGGGCCTGCGACGAGGAGGCACGTGAACTTCTTGGGTGCCGGCAATCATCAGTGTTCTTTCCACCTTGTACGGCCGCAGTCGATCTGAAGGACTACGAAGATGCCAATGACGCTCAGCAAGAACACATCGGGCATGGCCTCTCGCAACAAGCCCATAACATTAGTCCGAAGATTCGGGAGGTCCGTGATGTCGTTGGTGATCACTACGACGGAGTGGTCCGTGAGAGCCATCCGGAACTCTGTTTTGCAGCACTGAACGGGCAGCCGATCGCGTACCCGAAATCGTCACCCCGTGGACGTGGGCAACGAATGCATCTGCTCAGTGAAGTACTCGAGAACGCCGTAAACCTCTATGAAAACACCCGCGAAGAGTACCTGCTCAAGCAGGTTCGTCGAGACGATATCTTGGATTCGATGGTGCTCGCCGTCGCTGCCCGTGAAAGCTCCTTGGACACGGTCCCGAGTGAGCCAGTATCTGATGATCCGAGAATCTACTACCCTGGTTTCGAAACTCCATCGATCTCCGTGGAGTAG
- a CDS encoding homing endonuclease associated repeat-containing protein has protein sequence MTSPDFDAQKRDLVIELVALVQQFDRLLTAAEINEHAEYSHQDYRDAFGDLFQAYQSAGILPEEATRRDLPELLQTGSPTKGDENTTVGSAHGNEEETTRDEMIAELNQIFADKGKLPYPSDLRHGSRFTHADYQDEFGTWNEALAAAGINKRTELLTELQRVKDELGELPTQSEMNDLGAYSATMYAQFFGSWSEAKEEVSKANNTSSIDPTASGSGTPSESDNDAKSGSSDELGQVSSSVAYRLRKAIEEDKI, from the coding sequence ATGACTTCGCCAGATTTCGATGCACAAAAGCGGGATCTCGTTATCGAATTAGTAGCTCTTGTCCAACAATTTGATCGGCTTTTGACCGCCGCCGAAATCAATGAACATGCTGAATACTCTCATCAGGACTACCGAGATGCCTTTGGAGATCTTTTTCAAGCATACCAGAGCGCGGGGATTCTTCCGGAGGAGGCGACGAGGAGGGACCTACCAGAGTTACTTCAAACTGGTTCTCCAACAAAGGGGGATGAGAATACGACCGTAGGTTCGGCACATGGTAATGAAGAAGAGACGACTCGTGATGAGATGATTGCAGAACTTAATCAGATCTTCGCGGACAAAGGTAAACTACCGTATCCCTCTGATCTGCGACACGGATCACGATTCACTCATGCTGATTATCAAGACGAATTTGGAACATGGAATGAGGCGTTAGCTGCGGCTGGAATTAATAAGCGGACAGAGCTACTTACTGAGCTTCAACGAGTCAAAGACGAACTCGGAGAACTCCCAACACAGTCGGAAATGAACGACTTGGGAGCATACAGTGCAACGATGTATGCTCAATTCTTCGGTAGTTGGAGTGAGGCTAAGGAGGAGGTCTCTAAAGCAAACAACACAAGTTCAATTGATCCGACTGCTTCCGGTAGCGGTACTCCGTCTGAATCGGACAACGACGCGAAAAGTGGTAGCTCTGATGAGTTGGGTCAGGTTTCCTCTTCCGTGGCTTATCGGCTTCGGAAGGCTATCGAGGAGGATAAGATATGA
- a CDS encoding DEAD/DEAH box helicase family protein: MSNEYQRLQNIDLPHIIETSEVDFANEFYNPVLSVATEYKRGVGYFTSNWFKYAAEGLRGLAENGGSAKWLISPHLEEEDWEALNKGEKAKRDQELYDRLAHLVTDIEQGLEKDTKNTIAWMIADGLLELRIALPSENPQGDFHDKWGIIVDKHGDRIAFHGSQNDSSQAFANYESYTIFKDWTAEVDDERVTLHENRFDKIWENKKSGVYSLSLPDSIALEIADLRDRNRPYQEPSESTKLQSAYRWRHQEVAVDRFMEEGRGILDMATGTGKTRTSLKILDRLLREDNVSNVVIATYGNDLLDQWYETLLSRFSPSEMRIYKQYGGEKQMGSFLTPNQNKVEALIISYDELSDCIASDRKGKLGSTLLIADEVHNMGSETRREALEGELDVFPHRLGLSATPLDPYDEARNEFLLEEVGPVVYEFGLDDAIQRGILCELEYDPLLYELSEEDKQKQKDAFGRYKALKEENPATPKSRLYMMLARVRKQSREKLPVFREYLQKNSEVLENCLIFVETMEYGKEVQEIIHNYTRDYRTYYGVDDEQNLEDFSNGRISTLVSSRAISEGIDIKSVENIILFTSDRSRRTTIQRIGRALRTDPDNPNKTATIVDFVVGSDLEDDSDSDHEPPDKGRYEWLTDLSEVKTRE, from the coding sequence ATGTCAAACGAATATCAGCGGTTACAAAATATTGATCTACCGCACATAATTGAAACCTCTGAAGTGGACTTCGCAAACGAATTCTATAATCCGGTTTTGAGTGTCGCAACCGAATATAAACGAGGAGTTGGGTATTTTACCAGCAATTGGTTCAAATATGCTGCTGAAGGTCTCCGAGGATTGGCAGAGAACGGCGGCTCTGCGAAGTGGCTTATTAGCCCCCATCTGGAGGAGGAAGATTGGGAAGCACTGAACAAGGGGGAGAAAGCGAAACGGGATCAAGAATTATATGACCGCCTTGCACATCTGGTCACTGATATCGAACAAGGGCTTGAGAAAGATACAAAGAACACGATTGCATGGATGATCGCCGATGGGCTATTGGAATTACGAATCGCTCTTCCAAGCGAGAATCCTCAGGGGGATTTTCATGACAAGTGGGGAATCATCGTTGACAAACACGGTGATAGGATCGCATTCCACGGCTCACAGAATGACAGCAGCCAGGCGTTTGCAAACTATGAATCGTACACTATTTTCAAAGATTGGACAGCAGAAGTTGATGATGAGCGGGTAACTCTCCATGAGAACCGATTTGACAAAATATGGGAAAACAAAAAGAGCGGTGTATATAGTCTTTCACTCCCGGACAGCATTGCATTGGAAATCGCAGATCTCCGGGATAGGAATCGCCCATATCAAGAACCTTCTGAATCAACAAAACTTCAAAGTGCCTACCGCTGGCGACACCAAGAAGTCGCTGTAGACCGCTTCATGGAAGAAGGACGCGGCATTCTTGATATGGCAACAGGGACCGGGAAGACGCGAACATCTTTAAAAATCCTCGACCGATTGCTCCGCGAGGATAACGTTTCTAACGTGGTTATTGCGACCTATGGAAACGATCTGCTTGACCAGTGGTATGAAACACTCTTAAGCCGATTTTCGCCCAGTGAAATGCGGATCTACAAGCAGTATGGTGGTGAAAAACAGATGGGGTCGTTTCTAACACCTAATCAGAATAAAGTAGAGGCGCTAATCATCTCATATGACGAACTCAGTGATTGCATCGCAAGTGACCGAAAAGGGAAACTTGGCTCCACGCTTCTAATAGCCGACGAAGTCCATAACATGGGATCAGAGACTCGCCGGGAGGCTCTGGAGGGGGAGCTTGATGTATTTCCCCATCGGCTCGGCCTCAGTGCTACACCACTAGATCCGTACGATGAGGCCCGAAATGAATTCTTGCTTGAAGAAGTAGGACCAGTCGTTTACGAATTCGGGTTGGATGATGCTATTCAACGTGGCATCCTGTGTGAACTAGAGTACGACCCTCTTTTGTATGAACTTTCTGAAGAGGACAAACAAAAGCAGAAAGATGCATTCGGTCGATATAAAGCGTTGAAAGAAGAAAATCCGGCAACGCCAAAATCTCGCCTCTACATGATGCTTGCCAGAGTTCGCAAGCAATCGCGAGAAAAACTCCCAGTTTTCCGAGAATATCTCCAAAAGAATTCTGAGGTCCTCGAAAACTGTCTGATTTTTGTAGAGACTATGGAATATGGAAAAGAAGTTCAAGAAATCATTCACAACTACACTCGGGATTACCGAACCTATTACGGGGTTGATGACGAGCAAAATCTGGAGGACTTCTCAAATGGCCGAATCAGCACGCTTGTCTCAAGTCGTGCTATATCGGAGGGGATCGATATAAAGTCAGTCGAGAACATAATCTTGTTCACCTCTGACCGATCGCGACGGACAACAATTCAGCGCATTGGTCGTGCTCTAAGGACAGATCCTGACAACCCTAACAAGACGGCAACAATTGTTGATTTTGTCGTTGGGAGTGACCTCGAGGATGATAGCGACAGTGATCACGAACCACCTGATAAAGGACGATACGAATGGCTGACAGATTTAAGTGAGGTGAAAACAAGGGAGTAG
- a CDS encoding CxC ATPase DNA modification system associated small protein gives MDETELRQIAGEVMDEYDQPAQFKDRFMTFYMNTVENNIGETSLKRLINNVELPEEDKIDES, from the coding sequence ATGGATGAAACCGAACTCCGACAAATTGCCGGCGAGGTAATGGATGAATACGACCAACCTGCGCAATTCAAAGACCGGTTCATGACTTTCTATATGAACACTGTTGAGAACAACATTGGCGAGACATCACTGAAACGGCTCATCAATAACGTAGAACTACCCGAGGAGGACAAAATCGATGAATCTTAA
- a CDS encoding AAA family ATPase, with amino-acid sequence MNLKIRGIRYENIREFENLELDFSPEGDEPHHISLVQMPNGTGKTTTMKLIRTTLLGADLSSDEVRSYRPPEFEAIEGAFEIDLEFEDELFTLRLELDYEMGEFDYRHIKPEEVGGGDTPGHYLPTGLENTITESFVDLFVFNGELTEEFIQHGSDEAENALKIVNFLNRLEDQRDQIREVVKEQQDDENVTTEKGFKNIKTRLENAEKRLEALLRQKRKLESEIEEHGSNIEELETTRKEILAENQEQLDRYNELGEDITELKSELEVRTETLLDEMRYPSQLDPDINDDLEELLENMNIMQLPKSTSEEFFTELAESTQCICNRPIGEEEREAIRENADQYLSEDDIGVLNSLKDHLRSIPDTKDFEEEFDKLEGKRSELAGYQHERGSLDVDDKDLNEKLEDLSNKIQKQQKEMEEKEEVLEALTTNDKALQEQLGLDWKDNIPLCKHTRNKYEKQIRQASGTVHFGKKADLLEEIFDEFIDRCLESLKNKQIEETNHKLERILGYSRVQVEDIDNSIIVEGRDGTSEGQSLSIAYAYLSTLFEDSKLDVPFVIDSPAVSIDYDKREEVAHIISNLFDQLVIFVISPERERFVSELDSDDIQYLTVHKTDTPGEVVKHTSEDTFMEFQSEEEEEIEA; translated from the coding sequence ATGAATCTTAAAATCAGGGGGATTCGATACGAGAATATTCGAGAATTCGAAAATTTGGAATTAGATTTTTCGCCAGAGGGGGATGAACCACATCATATTTCGTTGGTTCAGATGCCTAATGGGACCGGAAAAACGACGACGATGAAGCTTATCCGAACCACCTTGTTGGGTGCTGATCTCTCTTCAGATGAAGTTCGGTCTTATCGACCCCCCGAATTTGAAGCGATTGAGGGTGCATTTGAAATCGATCTGGAGTTTGAGGACGAGCTGTTTACGCTACGGTTGGAACTCGACTATGAAATGGGCGAGTTCGATTATCGACATATCAAACCGGAAGAAGTTGGTGGTGGTGACACCCCCGGTCATTACCTCCCCACGGGACTTGAGAATACTATAACTGAGTCATTTGTCGATTTATTCGTATTCAATGGTGAACTCACCGAGGAATTTATTCAGCATGGTAGTGATGAAGCTGAAAACGCTCTTAAGATAGTGAACTTTCTCAATCGACTCGAAGATCAACGCGACCAGATTCGAGAGGTCGTCAAGGAGCAACAAGATGACGAGAACGTCACTACAGAGAAAGGATTCAAAAATATCAAGACTCGGTTAGAGAATGCTGAGAAGAGATTGGAAGCACTACTGAGACAAAAGCGTAAGTTAGAGAGTGAGATTGAGGAACACGGTTCAAATATAGAGGAACTTGAAACCACACGAAAAGAAATCTTAGCGGAGAATCAAGAGCAACTTGACCGATATAATGAGCTTGGTGAAGACATCACCGAACTCAAGTCTGAACTCGAGGTGAGGACTGAAACCTTGTTAGATGAGATGCGATATCCAAGTCAGTTGGACCCAGACATTAACGATGATTTAGAGGAACTTTTAGAGAACATGAATATCATGCAACTCCCCAAATCTACATCTGAGGAATTTTTTACTGAGCTAGCAGAAAGTACGCAATGTATCTGTAACCGACCGATTGGAGAGGAAGAGCGTGAAGCAATCCGAGAGAATGCTGATCAATATCTCTCTGAAGACGATATTGGTGTGCTAAATTCATTGAAAGACCATCTCCGGTCAATCCCCGATACGAAAGATTTTGAGGAGGAATTTGACAAATTAGAAGGAAAACGTTCTGAGTTAGCTGGCTATCAGCACGAACGTGGATCTCTAGATGTTGATGATAAAGATCTAAACGAGAAATTGGAAGATTTGTCTAATAAAATACAAAAGCAACAGAAGGAAATGGAGGAGAAAGAAGAGGTTCTGGAAGCGTTGACTACGAATGATAAGGCGTTACAAGAGCAATTAGGCCTTGATTGGAAAGATAATATCCCACTATGCAAGCATACACGAAATAAGTACGAAAAGCAGATTCGCCAGGCCAGCGGAACAGTCCATTTCGGCAAAAAGGCTGACTTGCTTGAAGAGATATTCGATGAATTTATTGATCGTTGTCTTGAATCCTTAAAGAATAAACAGATTGAGGAAACCAACCACAAACTTGAGCGAATTCTCGGATATTCACGAGTTCAAGTGGAGGATATCGACAATTCGATCATTGTCGAAGGACGTGATGGAACATCCGAAGGCCAGAGCCTATCAATCGCATACGCATACCTCTCTACGTTGTTCGAGGACTCAAAGCTTGATGTTCCGTTTGTGATTGACAGTCCCGCCGTGAGCATCGACTACGATAAACGGGAAGAGGTGGCACATATAATATCGAACTTATTTGATCAACTGGTGATCTTCGTAATCTCACCCGAACGAGAACGGTTTGTTAGCGAGTTGGATTCAGATGATATCCAATACCTGACAGTCCACAAGACCGATACTCCCGGCGAAGTTGTAAAACACACATCAGAAGACACTTTCATGGAATTCCAATCCGAGGAAGAGGAGGAAATTGAAGCCTAA